Below is a genomic region from Scheffersomyces stipitis CBS 6054 chromosome 8, complete sequence.
GTTGGTCGGCTTTTGGAGTACAGCATCTTCGCCCATATACTTTCCAGCCTTGCCTACTCTAACTGCGTATTTCCATACTACACCTTCAGTCATGAACTTGTCAGTTGTGGCTTACTTGGTTTTCCAAGGGATTGCACCCacagtttcttcaaacttggCCGATAACTTTGGGAGAAGACCGGTGATCTTGGCTTGCATCTTGATCTTCATCGCTGCCTGTATTGCCATTTCTAGAACAAATGTCTATTGGCTCTTGGCAGTGTTGAGATGTGTACAAGCAGCAGGCATAGGTCCAGTTATTGCCATCAGCTCAGGAGTAGCTGGTGATGTGTGTACTAGTGCCGATAGAGGAGGATTCGTCGGTATCGTAGCTGGAATACAATTGCTTGGAAATGGTATGGGTGGAATGGTAGGAGCAGCTCTTATAAACCAATTCAACAGTTGGAGAGCCATCTTTATTTTCTTAGCTATTGGAGCAGGAGCTACTCtaatcttttcatttttctttcttccagaaacgtcaagaagaatagtAGGAAACGGTTCTATTGTTCCCAAACACTTTATCTCGAAGTCAGCGCTCATCTACTTACCccatttcaagaaaagaataaataatGATACGACTACTCTTGAACCTCCTACGTCTTTCGACTTCCTTAGTCccttcaagatctttttcaaaaagacGGTTTTTCTTACTTTACTTCCTGGAGGATTACACTTCGCAGCATGGACAGTAACTTTGACTTGCATTTCTACTTACTTAGAACAGGAACCTTACAATTACACCGTCTTGCAAGTTGGTTTTGTATACCTACCACAAGGTTTATCCTGTCTTGTGGCTTCTATTTTAATTGGACGAACATTGAACTGGTACTATCGCTAcagtttgaagaaatacaaCGACAAGTACCAGGATGCATTATTGAAGCCTCGATTCAACATTTTCCGTGCCAGAATGACCGTGTGTATTGTTCCGGCCGTTCTCATGATTATAGGGCTTGTAATCTTTGGTTGGTGTCTACATTATCATCAGCATATTGCCTCTATAATTGTATCCTCCATTCTTATTGCAATGTCGTCGTCGTCCTTTATTGCTGCGATGACAACAATGCTTGTCGACATGCATCCCAACAATGGCAGTGCctcaacaagttgtttgaATCTCATGCGTTGCTTGCAAGCAGCATTATTTTCAGGTGTTCTCGAAAACATGATAGCTTCCATGGGATTGGGAGGCACTTTCACTCTTTTGGCTGGCCTTTGCATTGTGCTTGACCTTTGTTTGGTCTACGTTGTCATTTCTGTCTCCAAGAACCTCAGAGAAACTTCTGCGCTCACTACACCAGTTGAATCTGACAACGAAGTGGACGaggtaccggagcagaagtCACTTCAGCCATAGTAGCCATAGTACGGCCCACTTAGAATCTACATTTACGTTAATTAATTTTGCATCTTTACTCGTTGATCGTTTTCAGTTCTTGCTCTTTCGGTTTTACCAGCATTCGTTTTATCCCCAGCCCATCGTCGGACCACCGGCAGACCCTTAATTGTGTTTCAATTAGTCAGCATATCTATATAGAAATAGACGTTTCAAATTTATCAATACGAGTTTTTTGTCATGTATCTCGGACCAAAGCTAGTCCGTATTGTGCTGCGGCGCCAATTTAGACTAAGCAGACGAAGGAGCATGAAGGGGGATTCGGAGTTGGACCCACTCCGGCTCCGAAGTCTACCCCAGATATCGCAGAAATGTCTGATATTTGTTTGTTTGCAAGTTAGCCTTCCCGGCCTCTGTATGTTTCATGTCTGAAAGCTGTGCTCGGACCTTTGGCAAGTCCGTCGGCAATAAAACCTCTTTAATCCAGGTACGGAGTAACCGACAAAAAATCGACTTATCGGCTATAATTCCCTGCACGATATACGTACCTGAAAAAGGAAGACGAGGTATGAAGCTTGCCTTGCTCTATGGAAGTTTCGTGTGTTGTTTCTCGTCCGGGGAGGTTGCAATCCCAAACTCGGAAGTTGTTCCGAATTTCCAGTGGATCAACCGAAAAACCAGTTCAAGCGCTAATCGCATAGCGCAATTTAAGCGCAATTTTTTTGGCACCACGATACCGCTAAATCAGAGGAGGAGTTCATCTGATGATGGCGATGGCCCAACTGGTCACCTGTCACTTATCCGGAGGTGGAATTCGTATACGGAACTGGCCAGTCTAGACCCGTTCTATTAATCCGGAACTGCTATTAATAAAACTCTCGCTAGCGAACCATACAGATACACAACAGACCGCAGAAGAGACACTTCACTAGACAATCTTGAAGACAAGTAAAAACACAAATCCAAAATTACAATTGGTAAAGCGATCTTACCAAACATGAAAACCAAACCACACTATTCTTATTGGTTTATACATATACtatacagaagaagttaACATAATCTAAGAAGAACCTTGTACATGCGATAAGAAATTTAGCAAAGAATTGATATATAGATATATGTATAAATACCCGAGTTCGTGTAGACACACTCCATCTTTCGATTAACCACTACGCTACGCTTATTGAGAAGCACATTGCACACCGGCACCGCCCTGGcctccttcttcttcgtccgAGTCGTAGGTATCACGtctgttgttgctgtgCTTGTAAGGATCGACATCGACGATTTCCACATCGTCTACTTCGGCTCCCTTTGGAATAGATACCTTGGTTCTGGCTGGCAATACGGATTCCAAggtcttcaagttttcctCGGATGTGAAGTTCTTGGCTGGgaacttgatgttgaacttgatgaacaagttgCCTCTGCCTCCTTGTCTATACACTGGCATACCTTGGTTTTCGACAACCTTGACTAAGCCTGGAGAAATAACATCACCTGGGATGATATCGATTTTGATGTAATCGCCCGAGACGTGCTTGAAGGCGATTTCACCACCAGCAAGAGCAGTCAACAAGTCGACCTCGGCTTCGTAGTATAAGTCATTACCCTTTCTGGTGTACTTGTCGTGCTGCTTTTCGTCTACAACAAAAACAACATCACCAGGTGTAATACCTGGTTCTTGGTCACCTTCTCCAGAGAAGACGACTCTTTGGCCATCCTTCATACCTGGATCAATGTGGACTTGCAAGATCTTACGTTCGGCTTGAGTCTTCTTACCCTTACAAGCGGTACAACGGTCCTTAGGATCGCAAATATCACCAGTACCTTGACACTGGTCACAGACAGTCTGGAATCTCTGAATCATTGGACCCATCTGTCTGGTGACAAACTTCATACCAGATCCGTTACAGCCACTACATTTCTTGATCTTACCCTCTTTACCACCGAGACCGTTACAGGTCTTACACAAAATGGTCTTGTTCAATGCCAACTTGGCGGTTCTTCCCTTGTAGAGCTCTTCCAATGTGCACGAGATCAGGTGCTTGATATCCTTACCTCTGGAAGGACGTTGAGGACCACCTCCCATTCCACCGAATCCACCACCAAAGAACTGAGAAAAGATGTCTTCAGCTCCCATTCCACCAGGACCACCTTGTCCCAGCAATCCTTCTTCACCATACGAATCGTAGATCTCTCTTTTCTGGTCGTCAGAGAGAATCTCGTAAGCGTGCGAAATTTccttgaatttttcagctgCTTCAGGCGAAGGGTTCTTATCAGGATGGTATTTAAGAGCAGCCTTTCTGTAGgccttcttcatctcgGAGTCGGAGGCCAGGGGCGACACGCCCAAGACGTCGTAGAACTTTGTTTCCTTAACCATGGTTGCTtacaaagaaagaagagtgTAATAAATTATTGACtaatttgaataaatttAATGTTGGAAAATTCGTGGTGcgaattcttgaaaatctCAGCTTTATCGAAATTCACTGATATCACTGCTGTGGACGCGTTTAGCTTTGCTTTAGTCTCAAAATCTGTAGATACGTTCTAAGTAAAGTAGAGACTATACTGACGTCTTTTCTATTCAAATAAATCCAAGCTGGTGGTAGATTTCTCTTTGCCTCTTTCTTACAAATGCCATCTTCTTTGGGATTTCCAAACGTTCTGTGGAATTCTGCGAGAAATTTTTTTGTGGGTGTGTGCAGGTATGAACGTGATATACATGTATGCAGGAGATATATAGAGATCTAATAGAAGATTATCGAAAGAGGAAGCGATTGAAATGGTGACTTTCCCGTGAATATGGTCAAAATTCATGCAGTATATGGAGGTATGTGGTGAGGTTATCCATGTTTATTTATGTTCAAATCGGATTTTTGTAGCTTATTGTATTTGCATTATCTCTGTATAGCCAACTATTTGACTGCGAAAAATCGATGCGTTTGTTATCTCCTAAATATTTTACCATACTAATTTCTCACTTTTACTCATATTACCATTCTAATTCTAGTTCGA
It encodes:
- the QDR22 gene encoding multidrug resistance transporter; its protein translation is MVLILILSLVGFWSTASSPIYFPALPTLTAYFHTTPSVMNLSVVAYLVFQGIAPTVSSNLADNFGRRPVILACILIFIAACIAISRTNVYWLLAVLRCVQAAGIGPVIAISSGVAGDVCTSADRGGFVGIVAGIQLLGNGMGGMVGAALINQFNSWRAIFIFLAIGAGATLIFSFFFLPETSRRIVGNGSIVPKHFISKSALIYLPHFKKRINNDTTTLEPPTSFDFLSPFKIFFKKTVFLTLLPGGLHFAAWTVTLTCISTYLEQEPYNYTVLQVGFVYLPQGLSCLVASILIGRTLNWYYRYSLKKYNDKYQDALLKPRFNIFRARMTVCIVPAVLMIIGLVIFGWCLHYHQHIASIIVSSILIAMSSSSFIAAMTTMLVDMHPNNGSASTSCLNLMRCLQAALFSGVLENMIASMGLGGTFTLLAGLCIVLDLCLVYVVISVSKNLRETSALTTPVESDNEVDEVPEQKSLQP
- the YDJ1 gene encoding yeast dnaJ homolog (nuclear envelope protein) heat shock protein (yeast dnaJ homolog (nuclear envelope protein) heat shock protein similar to Mitochondrial protein import protein (MAS5)~go_process protein folding) produces the protein MVKETKFYDVLGVSPSASDSEMKKAYRKAALKYHPDKNPSPEAAEKFKEISHAYEILSDDQKREIYDSYGEEGLSGQGGPGGMGAEDIFSQFFGGGFGGMGGGPQRPSRGKDIKHSISCTLEELYKGRTAKLALNKTILCKTCNGLGGKEGKIKKCSGCNGSGMKFVTRQMGPMIQRFQTVCDQCQGTGDICDPKDRCTACKGKKTQAERKILQVHIDPGMKDGQRVVFSGEGDQEPGITPGDVVFVVDEKQHDKYTRKGNDLYYEAEVDLLTALAGGEIAFKHVSGDYIKIDIIPGDVISPGLVKVVENQGMPVYRQGGRGNLFIKFNIKFPAKNFTSEENLKTLESVLPARTKVSIPKGAEVDDVEIVDVDPYKHSNNRRDTYDSDEEEGGQGGAGVQCASQ